In Ochotona princeps isolate mOchPri1 chromosome 31, mOchPri1.hap1, whole genome shotgun sequence, a single window of DNA contains:
- the CD274 gene encoding programmed cell death 1 ligand 1, whose amino-acid sequence MRIFNIFAFVVHCHLLNAFTITVPKDQYVVEYGSNVTIECKFPVKKPLDLNSLFVYWEMGGKQIIQFVHGKEDPKVQHASYRQRARLLKDQFYQGIAALQITDVKLQDAGIYCCLIGYGGADYKRITLKVNAPYHKINQRISVDPVTSEHELTCQAEGYPAAEVIWTNRDHQILHGKTILTNSSREEQFFNVTSTLRINATASEIYYCTFQRPGPEENNTAELIIPEPPVLLPNKRTHVVILGAVLLFLSVALTIILCLRKDVRMMDVEKGEVQETDSKKRNDTQFEET is encoded by the exons ATGAGGATATTTAACATCTTTGCCTTCGTAGTCCACTGTCATTTGCTGAACG CATTTACTATCACAGTACCCAAGGACCAGTACGTGGTTGAGTATGGCAGCAATGTGACTATTGAATGCAAATTCCCAGTAAAAAAGCCATTAGACCTCAATTCACTATTTGTCTACTGGGAGATGGGGGGTAAGCAAATTATTCAGTTCGTGCACGGGAAGGAAGACCCGAAGGTTCAGCATGCTAGTTACAGGCAGAGAGCCCGACTGTTGAAGGATCAGTTCTACCAGGGAATTGCTGCGCTCCAGATCACAGATGTGAAACTTCAGGATGCCGGGATTTACTGCTGCCTGATAGGCTACGGGGGAGCAGACTACAAGCGGATTACCTTGAAAGTCAACG CTCCCTATCACAAAATCAACCAAAGAATTTCCGTGGATCCAGTCACCTCTGAACATGAACTGACGTGTCAGGCTGAGGGTTACCCAGCGGCTGAAGTCATCTGGACAAACCGTGACCATCAAATCCTGCATGGCAAGACCATCCTCACcaattccagcagagaggagcagTTTTTCAATGTGACCAGCACACTGCGCATCAACGCAACAGCTAGTGAGATTTACTACTGCACCTTTCAGAGACCAGGTCCTGAGGAAAACAACACAGCTGAGTTGATCATCCCAG aaCCACCAGTATTGCTCCCGAATAAAAGGACACATGTGGTGATTCTGGGAGCTGTCCTGTTGTTCCTCAGTGTAGCACTGACAATCATCCTCTGTCTAAGAAAAGATG TGAGAATGATGGATGTGGAAAAAGGTGAAGTCCAAGAGACAGACTCCAAGAAACGAAATG ACACACAATTCGAAGAGACGTAA